One region of Geovibrio ferrireducens genomic DNA includes:
- a CDS encoding MarR family winged helix-turn-helix transcriptional regulator — MEKLSNVVVEFYEKLSSWEHSVVKDTGLTLPQMHTIEVLGSSEPLRMKELAEKMGITTGTLTVNIDKLVKLGYVIRKPNETDRRSYYVALSDEGEEIYRRHHALHLELTEEILSELTPEEGQILEKLLTKAMRAF, encoded by the coding sequence ATGGAAAAGCTGTCAAACGTTGTTGTTGAATTTTATGAAAAGCTCTCCTCATGGGAGCACTCCGTTGTAAAAGATACAGGCCTCACGCTGCCGCAGATGCATACTATAGAGGTTCTGGGCAGCAGCGAACCCCTGCGCATGAAGGAACTGGCGGAAAAAATGGGCATAACCACCGGCACTCTCACAGTGAATATAGATAAGCTGGTGAAGCTGGGGTATGTGATCAGAAAGCCGAACGAAACTGACAGAAGGTCTTACTATGTGGCGCTCTCTGATGAAGGGGAGGAGATTTACCGCCGCCACCATGCACTGCACCTTGAGCTAACCGAGGAGATCCTCAGCGAACTCACGCCGGAGGAGGGGCAGATTCTGGAAAAGCTGCTCACCAAGGCAATGCGGGCGTTCTAA
- a CDS encoding EVE domain-containing protein gives MKYWLMKSEPESYSIDRLAKEGKTFWEGVRNYQARNFMMNEMKKGDKVLFYHSNTAEPAVVGLAEVCADGAAADFTAWDKSSKYYDPKSPQEKPRWFMTEVRFIKKLDKPVTLKDIKEMPGLEGMKLVQKGMRLSVQPVSAEEYNIILEMAGEKV, from the coding sequence ATGAAATACTGGCTGATGAAGTCCGAGCCGGAATCCTACTCCATAGACAGACTGGCGAAGGAAGGTAAAACCTTCTGGGAAGGGGTAAGAAACTATCAGGCGCGCAATTTTATGATGAATGAGATGAAAAAAGGGGACAAGGTTCTCTTTTATCACTCAAACACCGCAGAGCCCGCGGTTGTCGGGCTGGCTGAGGTGTGTGCGGATGGGGCGGCAGCGGATTTCACAGCTTGGGATAAATCAAGCAAATATTACGACCCCAAATCGCCGCAGGAAAAACCAAGGTGGTTCATGACGGAGGTCAGGTTCATTAAGAAGCTTGATAAGCCAGTGACGCTTAAGGATATAAAAGAGATGCCGGGGCTTGAGGGGATGAAGCTTGTCCAGAAAGGGATGCGCCTCTCCGTTCAGCCCGTTTCGGCGGAAGAATATAATATAATTCTTGAGATGGCGGGCGAAAAGGTTTAG
- a CDS encoding nitroreductase family protein, with translation MQILEAIFNRRSIRRFSVVKKVEKDKVETLLKAAMSAPSAGNQQPWVFVVIDDESTLREIPSIHPYGAMFSQAPLGIAVCADPSKEKHKGYWPQDCAAAVQNILLATQALGLEAVWCGLYPNEKPEAAVKELLKIPAEIRAMALIAIGYSDAKGHPADRFDADKVHKNRWGGK, from the coding sequence ATGCAGATTCTTGAGGCTATTTTCAACAGGAGAAGCATCAGGCGTTTTTCCGTTGTGAAAAAGGTGGAGAAAGATAAGGTGGAAACACTGCTTAAGGCGGCAATGAGCGCTCCCTCAGCGGGAAATCAGCAGCCGTGGGTCTTTGTGGTGATTGATGATGAGTCAACCCTGAGGGAGATCCCCTCCATACACCCTTACGGGGCTATGTTTTCTCAGGCTCCGCTGGGCATAGCGGTCTGCGCTGATCCTTCAAAGGAAAAGCACAAGGGCTACTGGCCGCAGGACTGCGCGGCGGCTGTGCAGAACATACTGCTTGCCACTCAGGCTCTGGGGCTTGAGGCTGTCTGGTGCGGGCTTTACCCTAACGAAAAGCCGGAGGCGGCAGTTAAGGAACTGCTTAAAATCCCCGCTGAAATACGCGCCATGGCGCTTATCGCAATCGGCTATTCCGATGCGAAAGGACACCCAGCCGACAGGTTTGATGCGGATAAAGTGCACAAAAACCGCTGGGGCGGCAAATAA
- a CDS encoding glutamine--tRNA ligase/YqeY domain fusion protein, with product MSESKETYKGSNFIRNIIIKDLEEGKNEGRVHTRFPPEPNGYLHIGHAKSICLNFGMAEEFGGKCNLRFDDTNPLKEDTEYVESIRRDVKWLGFDWEDREYFASDYFGKFYEYAVQLVRDGLAFVDDLTAEEIRQYRGSLTEPGRESPYRNRSVEENLDLLERMKKGEFKDGEKVLRAKIDMSSPNINMRDPVIYRIAHAEHHNTGNDWCIYPMYDFAHGLEDSIEGITHSICTLEFEDHRPLYDWFLEKLGVYHPQQIEFARLNLTNTVMSKRKLLKLVQDKYVNGWDDPRMPTIAGLRRRGFTPESIRMFTDMIGVSKSNSIIEYSLLENCLRDDLNKRAHRRMAVIDPLKMVIINYPEDKEELLEAENNPENEADGKRMIPFSRELYIEREDFMENPPKKYFRLFPGGEIRLKHAYYVTCVNVVKDAEGNVTEVHCTYDPASKGGWTEDGRKVRGTSHWVSARHAVRCEVRIYDNLFIKENPDDVEEGQDFTANISPDSLKITGCWGEPSLAEAAEFTSFQFLRQGYFVADPDTSKEKPVFNRTVSLKDSWAKEQQKG from the coding sequence ATGAGCGAGTCAAAAGAAACTTACAAGGGTTCCAACTTTATCAGGAATATAATCATAAAAGACCTTGAGGAAGGCAAAAACGAGGGCAGGGTGCATACCCGCTTCCCGCCTGAGCCTAACGGCTATCTCCATATAGGGCATGCGAAATCGATCTGCCTCAATTTCGGAATGGCGGAGGAGTTCGGCGGAAAATGCAACCTCCGTTTTGACGATACCAACCCGCTGAAAGAGGACACGGAGTATGTGGAATCGATCAGGCGCGATGTGAAATGGCTCGGTTTTGACTGGGAAGACAGGGAATATTTCGCTTCCGACTACTTCGGGAAGTTTTACGAATACGCAGTGCAGCTCGTCAGGGACGGACTGGCGTTTGTGGACGACCTCACGGCAGAGGAGATAAGGCAGTACAGAGGCTCGCTCACCGAACCCGGCAGGGAAAGCCCTTACAGAAACCGCAGTGTTGAGGAAAACCTTGACCTCCTTGAACGCATGAAAAAAGGTGAGTTCAAAGACGGCGAAAAGGTTCTGAGAGCCAAGATTGACATGAGCTCGCCGAACATAAACATGCGTGACCCGGTTATATACCGCATAGCCCACGCCGAGCACCACAACACCGGAAACGACTGGTGCATTTACCCTATGTATGACTTTGCCCACGGGCTTGAGGATTCCATAGAGGGGATAACCCACTCGATCTGCACACTGGAGTTCGAGGATCACAGACCTCTTTATGACTGGTTTCTGGAAAAACTCGGCGTGTACCACCCCCAGCAGATAGAGTTCGCGAGGCTGAATCTCACCAATACGGTGATGAGCAAGCGCAAGCTGCTCAAACTCGTGCAGGATAAATATGTAAACGGATGGGACGACCCCAGAATGCCCACCATCGCAGGTCTGCGGAGAAGGGGCTTCACACCGGAATCGATCCGCATGTTCACGGACATGATCGGCGTTTCCAAAAGCAACAGCATAATCGAATACTCCCTCCTTGAAAACTGCCTGAGGGATGACCTAAACAAGCGCGCCCACAGGCGCATGGCGGTTATTGACCCGCTTAAGATGGTTATCATCAACTATCCGGAAGACAAAGAAGAGCTTCTTGAGGCTGAAAACAACCCGGAAAACGAAGCGGACGGCAAAAGGATGATCCCTTTCTCCAGAGAGCTTTACATAGAGCGGGAAGACTTCATGGAAAACCCGCCGAAGAAATATTTCAGGCTTTTCCCCGGCGGTGAGATAAGGCTTAAGCATGCCTACTACGTGACCTGCGTTAATGTGGTGAAGGACGCTGAGGGCAATGTGACCGAAGTTCACTGCACATACGACCCCGCAAGCAAAGGGGGCTGGACGGAGGACGGGCGCAAGGTCAGGGGCACATCCCACTGGGTGAGCGCAAGACACGCTGTCAGGTGCGAAGTCCGCATTTATGACAACCTGTTCATAAAAGAGAACCCCGATGACGTGGAAGAGGGGCAGGACTTCACGGCGAACATCAGCCCCGATTCACTGAAAATTACCGGGTGCTGGGGCGAGCCTTCTCTGGCGGAGGCTGCGGAGTTTACCTCCTTCCAGTTTCTCAGACAGGGCTACTTCGTGGCGGACCCGGATACATCAAAAGAAAAGCCTGTGTTCAACAGAACTGTTTCCCTTAAGGATTCATGGGCTAAGGAACAGCAGAAGGGCTGA
- a CDS encoding acyl-CoA synthetase — MPDSLFRTDPATGDFKIEIPEFYNFGFDVIDKRAELTPDKTALIFVDTDGETDIHFSYKDLSRMSARFAHVLKKHGFRKGDKLYVMIPRVPEWYAVMLGCFKMGVVPMPAPKILQPNDINYRIAASGAKGAAVYHDCLEKMQKCNLNNLEGKIAVGAECEGWISYEQEMENAPADFRREDAEPTLPTDPLIMYFTSGTTKFPRMVMHDQTYALGHYITARFWQDLTENDIHWTLSDTGWGKAVWGKMFGQWIIGTTVLMHNAADHFEPEKHLYIMEKYGVTTFCAPPTAYRMIILQDLTRYDFSKLRHSVSAGEPLNPEVIRIWKEHTGTTIYDGYGQTETVNTIANCPAFEIRFGSMGKPAPGFNVDIVDDDGLPLPAGETGHIAIECASNHPVGLFRGYYNDEESTKEAFRGGWYFTGDKAYKDADGYFWFVGRADDVIKASGYRVGPFEVESALQSHGAVAENAVVGSPDPIRGTIVKAFVVLKKGYEPSPELIKSLQEHVKKETAPYKYPREIEFVESLPKTVSGKIRRVELRQREEAKHADMVKE, encoded by the coding sequence ATGCCCGACAGTTTATTCAGAACAGACCCCGCAACAGGCGATTTTAAGATTGAAATACCTGAGTTTTACAACTTCGGTTTTGATGTTATAGACAAAAGGGCGGAACTCACGCCGGATAAAACCGCACTTATTTTCGTTGATACAGACGGTGAAACAGACATACATTTTTCCTATAAAGACTTAAGCAGAATGAGCGCAAGGTTCGCCCATGTCCTGAAAAAGCACGGGTTCAGAAAAGGGGACAAGCTCTATGTAATGATCCCCCGTGTGCCTGAGTGGTATGCGGTTATGCTCGGCTGTTTCAAGATGGGCGTTGTCCCCATGCCCGCACCGAAAATACTCCAGCCCAACGACATAAACTACCGCATAGCCGCTTCCGGAGCAAAGGGTGCAGCGGTTTACCATGACTGCCTGGAAAAAATGCAGAAATGCAATCTCAACAACCTCGAAGGGAAAATAGCCGTAGGCGCCGAATGCGAAGGCTGGATCTCCTATGAACAAGAGATGGAGAACGCACCCGCAGACTTCCGGAGGGAGGATGCAGAACCCACTCTCCCGACCGACCCGCTCATAATGTACTTCACAAGCGGAACAACCAAGTTCCCCCGCATGGTAATGCACGACCAGACATACGCCCTCGGTCATTACATAACAGCCCGCTTCTGGCAGGACTTAACAGAGAACGACATCCACTGGACACTCAGCGACACAGGCTGGGGAAAAGCTGTCTGGGGCAAGATGTTCGGTCAGTGGATAATCGGCACAACGGTTCTCATGCACAATGCGGCCGACCACTTTGAGCCGGAAAAACACCTCTACATCATGGAGAAATACGGTGTGACAACTTTCTGCGCTCCCCCCACCGCCTACAGGATGATCATTCTTCAGGATCTCACACGGTATGACTTTTCAAAGCTGCGCCACTCGGTAAGCGCAGGGGAACCGCTGAACCCCGAAGTCATACGCATCTGGAAGGAGCACACAGGAACAACCATATATGACGGCTACGGTCAGACGGAAACGGTGAACACCATCGCCAACTGCCCCGCATTTGAGATACGCTTCGGCAGCATGGGCAAGCCTGCGCCGGGCTTCAATGTTGACATAGTTGATGATGACGGTCTTCCGCTTCCCGCAGGCGAAACGGGGCATATCGCCATTGAATGCGCCTCAAACCACCCCGTAGGTCTTTTCAGAGGCTACTACAACGATGAGGAAAGTACAAAGGAAGCCTTCCGCGGCGGCTGGTATTTCACAGGGGACAAGGCCTACAAGGATGCGGACGGCTACTTCTGGTTTGTGGGCAGAGCGGATGATGTTATCAAGGCAAGCGGCTACAGGGTAGGCCCCTTCGAAGTGGAAAGCGCACTCCAGAGCCACGGCGCAGTTGCCGAAAACGCCGTTGTCGGCTCGCCAGACCCTATCAGGGGCACAATTGTCAAGGCGTTCGTGGTGTTGAAAAAAGGGTACGAGCCGTCACCTGAATTAATCAAATCGCTTCAGGAGCACGTTAAAAAAGAGACCGCGCCGTATAAATATCCCAGAGAAATAGAGTTTGTGGAATCGCTCCCTAAAACCGTAAGCGGAAAAATCCGCAGGGTTGAACTCAGGCAGAGGGAAGAGGCAAAACACGCGGATATGGTCAAGGAATAG
- a CDS encoding winged helix-turn-helix domain-containing protein, translated as MGIGDSVRKYLLKTLGWNFQGFQKESFGSLPMYLSSRYKYFSTYLFEQRLIFMQCDDYELTPAQIYKDYNKVQNILNQPLVYVDEVMTSYDRERLIKYGVQFVVPNKQIFLPDLRIDLREHFSKRKNKAEYFSPSAQMVLLSVLWRTFDVTFSIGALVDRFGISTSNAQRLIDDLEELGLAESHKEGRERIARFVFSGKELWDNSVKYLKSPVKKRLFIKDFNSPVVVGFIAGLTALSECSMLSTPRRPSFAVSQKTWDEHSNIYQLAKYADEAALEVEIWTYPPEKVLDYKSETEHPFSFGNAAVDKLSMYLSLRNDYDERVQGELADVLEKMQW; from the coding sequence ATGGGAATAGGAGATTCTGTTCGTAAATATTTATTAAAGACTCTTGGTTGGAATTTTCAGGGCTTTCAAAAAGAGAGTTTTGGAAGCTTGCCTATGTATCTGTCTTCAAGATATAAGTATTTTTCAACTTATCTTTTTGAACAAAGACTGATTTTTATGCAGTGCGATGATTATGAACTGACTCCTGCCCAGATCTATAAGGATTACAATAAGGTTCAAAACATACTGAATCAACCTTTAGTTTATGTTGATGAAGTTATGACTTCTTACGACAGAGAAAGGCTGATAAAATATGGTGTCCAGTTTGTTGTGCCTAATAAACAGATATTTCTGCCTGACTTAAGAATTGACCTGCGTGAACATTTTTCTAAAAGAAAAAATAAAGCTGAATACTTTTCTCCATCGGCTCAGATGGTATTGTTATCAGTGTTGTGGAGAACTTTCGATGTGACTTTTTCCATAGGTGCTTTGGTGGATAGATTTGGAATATCAACATCAAATGCTCAGAGATTAATAGATGATTTAGAAGAATTGGGATTGGCGGAAAGCCATAAAGAGGGGCGTGAGCGAATAGCAAGATTTGTTTTTAGCGGAAAAGAGCTTTGGGATAATTCTGTTAAATACTTAAAATCACCGGTGAAAAAACGGTTGTTTATAAAGGATTTCAATAGTCCTGTGGTTGTAGGCTTTATTGCTGGGCTTACGGCTCTTTCAGAATGTTCCATGTTATCAACACCAAGAAGACCGTCGTTTGCTGTTTCTCAAAAAACTTGGGATGAACACTCCAATATTTACCAATTGGCAAAATATGCTGATGAAGCTGCACTGGAGGTTGAAATCTGGACTTACCCTCCTGAAAAAGTATTGGATTATAAGTCAGAAACTGAACATCCGTTCTCTTTCGGTAATGCTGCTGTAGATAAGTTATCTATGTATCTTTCTTTGAGGAATGATTATGATGAAAGGGTTCAGGGCGAGCTTGCAGATGTGTTGGAGAAAATGCAATGGTAA
- a CDS encoding O-acetylhomoserine aminocarboxypropyltransferase/cysteine synthase family protein, whose protein sequence is MPHRQETIAVRGGYKPEEHNGSITVPIYQTNAYQFRDIEHARNLFDLKEFGHIYTRITNPTTAVLEERLCQLEGGVHAVVTSSGHFAEFAAISVIAGAGDEIVSSSRLYGGSVNLFTYFLGNLGVKVNIVDQYDFEAVEKAINEKTKALFIETISNPSCDIADFEAWSAIAKKHKLPLIADSTQATPLLCRPKDFGADIVIHSLTKYIGGHANSMGGVVIDLGTFDWAGSGRFPSFTEPNPSYHGLKFAETFGAAAFGVKVRVEALRDAGGCLSPQNSFYILQGIETLHLRIKAHSENALSLAQFLQEHEKVEWVNYPALPGSLNKARADKYLKGYGSGVLSFGVKGGLDAAVKVIEALKIANHVANFADVRTLVTHPASTSHRQLSSEGRRAAGSPDELIRVSVGIEHIEDIKEDFAQALAQI, encoded by the coding sequence ATGCCGCACAGACAGGAAACCATAGCCGTAAGAGGGGGCTATAAACCCGAAGAGCACAACGGCTCTATCACAGTGCCTATCTACCAGACGAACGCTTACCAGTTCCGCGACATTGAACATGCCAGAAATCTCTTTGATCTAAAAGAGTTCGGGCATATCTACACCCGCATAACAAACCCCACCACTGCTGTTCTTGAGGAGAGGCTCTGCCAGCTTGAAGGCGGTGTGCATGCGGTGGTAACCTCTTCCGGTCACTTTGCGGAATTTGCGGCAATAAGCGTTATCGCCGGCGCGGGTGATGAAATTGTTTCCTCATCCAGACTTTACGGCGGCTCGGTTAACCTTTTCACTTACTTTCTCGGCAACCTCGGAGTTAAGGTGAATATAGTTGATCAGTATGACTTTGAGGCGGTGGAGAAGGCGATAAACGAAAAAACCAAAGCTCTGTTCATAGAAACCATCAGCAACCCGTCATGCGACATAGCAGACTTCGAGGCGTGGAGCGCCATAGCCAAAAAGCATAAGCTTCCGCTCATTGCGGACAGTACGCAGGCGACACCGCTTCTCTGCCGCCCGAAGGACTTCGGGGCGGACATAGTCATACATTCGCTGACGAAATACATAGGCGGACACGCCAACTCCATGGGCGGGGTGGTTATCGATCTGGGCACGTTCGACTGGGCAGGCTCAGGAAGGTTCCCTTCATTTACCGAGCCGAACCCCAGCTATCACGGACTTAAATTCGCAGAAACCTTCGGTGCGGCGGCTTTCGGTGTGAAGGTGCGTGTTGAAGCCCTGCGTGATGCGGGCGGATGCCTCTCGCCGCAGAACTCGTTTTACATTTTACAGGGTATAGAAACCCTGCATCTCAGAATAAAGGCTCACTCTGAAAATGCCCTCTCCCTTGCGCAGTTTTTGCAGGAGCATGAAAAGGTTGAGTGGGTGAACTACCCCGCGCTTCCCGGAAGCCTCAATAAGGCAAGGGCTGACAAGTACCTGAAAGGCTATGGCTCAGGGGTGCTCAGCTTCGGCGTGAAGGGCGGTCTGGATGCGGCTGTAAAGGTTATTGAGGCACTTAAGATAGCTAACCATGTGGCAAACTTCGCCGATGTGCGCACCCTCGTCACTCACCCCGCAAGCACCAGCCACAGGCAACTTTCCAGCGAAGGCAGAAGAGCCGCAGGCTCCCCTGATGAGCTTATCCGCGTCTCCGTCGGCATAGAACACATTGAAGATATTAAGGAAGACTTTGCACAGGCTTTGGCGCAGATATAA
- a CDS encoding EAL domain-containing protein, which yields MINGKPRISVTTLNILNVLFIFVSFIMLIGYFLFYEAEKEFETRAGNIRDRFIETQKANIKTEIGRAEAKIENMRLMRQETIRIFLKNRAENAEDILKKLYAANAPQSLITQTLDSLKWDNGTGYCFVFDSNGKFIFHGGNNSLTGTSIFSIVEGNEGLEKFLADLEGKNETFGHYDWIKPAADKNDLYPKIAFAKYVPELGIYIAAASYTEFQDAYLKKYILELFREERFGYNDYGYFFIMDADYRVLLHPVMSEIENMSTFDITDSKGNNLGSLFSEALKSTDSAYVSYYWKAPKGQEPEEKVTYMAKISAWDWIIATGFYSSDFNTYLDRESRELKEVFHNDLIRISALLAIIVLITALISIYINVHIRKIEKSRLREMNMLEQYKLVLDESSIVSKTDPQGRINYVNDKFSTTTLYSKDDVIGRSHNVERHPATPRETFRRMWETISSGRVWHGVLKNKKADGTSYYKSATIVPLKDEDGHIIEYISSGHDITELMENRDRLENIFNTDVLTSLGSRMKLLADIERTEKPVLGLLDIDRFSAVNDHYGNKTGDGVIRETGSSIFRRLSRKPYSFYRVNADTFAVLADGADIEQFKNDIRDVQYSIASTGVKIGSEEIPITLRSGIAYGSRDVLAYADMALNNAKARNADYYVYDPADMQMAANYGKDIAVLKSIYAAIKNDKVFPVFQPIYNIATGRIEKYECLMRAEDETGQILTPGDFMDISKKTRIYPRLTLIIIEKSVQKFKNLPYEFSINLTIEDLMNDETMEYLITYAKSHDVLSRLVIEIVETEELQGFEEVLTLLREFKNHGVKIAIDDFGSGYSNFEYLIKLNADYVKIDAGIMKHVLEDERATEIVRSIVTFARQTGVRTIAEFISSEELLKAADSLGVDYAQGYFIGKPERELAG from the coding sequence ATGATTAACGGCAAACCGAGAATCTCCGTAACAACCCTCAATATACTTAATGTGCTGTTTATCTTTGTGTCATTCATAATGCTTATCGGTTATTTCCTTTTTTACGAAGCGGAAAAGGAGTTCGAAACCCGCGCCGGAAACATCCGCGACCGATTCATAGAAACCCAGAAAGCCAACATAAAAACCGAAATCGGGCGCGCCGAGGCGAAGATAGAGAATATGCGCCTCATGCGTCAGGAAACGATCCGCATCTTTCTGAAAAACAGGGCGGAAAACGCTGAGGATATTCTAAAAAAACTCTATGCGGCAAATGCTCCGCAATCATTAATCACTCAGACTCTGGACAGCCTGAAATGGGACAACGGAACAGGCTACTGCTTTGTTTTCGACAGTAACGGCAAATTTATTTTCCACGGCGGAAACAACAGCCTGACCGGAACCAGCATATTCAGCATTGTAGAAGGGAACGAGGGGCTGGAAAAGTTTTTGGCCGATCTTGAGGGAAAGAACGAAACTTTCGGTCACTATGACTGGATTAAGCCTGCGGCGGACAAAAACGACCTTTATCCCAAAATAGCTTTCGCAAAATATGTCCCCGAACTGGGCATCTACATCGCAGCCGCTTCCTATACCGAATTTCAGGATGCATATCTCAAAAAATATATTCTGGAGCTTTTCCGTGAGGAACGCTTCGGCTATAACGACTATGGCTATTTCTTCATTATGGACGCAGACTACAGAGTGCTTCTGCATCCGGTAATGAGCGAAATCGAAAATATGAGCACCTTTGACATAACCGACTCAAAGGGGAACAACCTGGGCAGCCTGTTCTCCGAAGCGCTCAAAAGCACTGATTCAGCCTATGTTTCATACTACTGGAAAGCTCCGAAAGGGCAAGAACCGGAAGAAAAAGTCACTTACATGGCTAAAATCTCCGCGTGGGACTGGATAATCGCCACAGGGTTTTACTCCAGCGATTTCAACACTTATCTCGACAGGGAAAGCAGAGAACTGAAAGAGGTCTTCCACAATGACCTTATACGCATCTCCGCACTGCTGGCGATCATTGTCCTCATAACAGCACTGATAAGCATATACATAAACGTGCATATAAGAAAAATAGAGAAAAGCCGACTGCGTGAAATGAACATGCTGGAACAGTACAAGCTTGTTCTGGACGAGTCATCAATCGTCTCCAAGACAGACCCTCAGGGGCGCATCAACTATGTCAATGACAAGTTCAGCACCACCACTCTCTACAGCAAAGATGACGTAATCGGCCGCTCCCACAATGTGGAACGCCACCCGGCCACACCAAGGGAAACCTTCCGCAGGATGTGGGAAACCATAAGCAGCGGCAGAGTATGGCACGGAGTGCTCAAAAACAAAAAAGCCGACGGCACAAGCTATTACAAGAGTGCCACCATCGTGCCTCTTAAAGATGAGGACGGGCACATAATCGAATACATATCATCCGGTCATGACATAACGGAGCTCATGGAGAACAGGGACAGGCTTGAAAATATTTTCAACACGGATGTTCTCACCAGCTTAGGAAGCAGGATGAAGCTTCTGGCGGATATAGAAAGAACAGAGAAACCCGTTCTGGGGCTCCTTGATATTGACCGTTTCAGCGCTGTAAATGACCACTACGGAAACAAAACCGGAGACGGGGTCATAAGGGAAACCGGGTCATCCATTTTCCGCAGACTCAGCAGGAAGCCCTACTCCTTTTACCGTGTGAATGCCGATACCTTCGCGGTTCTCGCTGACGGGGCGGATATTGAACAGTTCAAAAACGACATCAGGGACGTTCAGTACAGCATAGCCTCAACAGGAGTTAAAATAGGCAGCGAAGAGATACCCATAACCCTGAGAAGCGGCATAGCATACGGCAGCAGGGACGTTCTGGCATATGCAGACATGGCTCTGAACAACGCAAAGGCAAGAAACGCCGACTACTATGTTTACGACCCCGCGGATATGCAGATGGCGGCAAACTACGGCAAAGATATTGCAGTGCTGAAAAGCATTTATGCTGCCATAAAGAATGATAAGGTTTTCCCGGTGTTCCAGCCAATATACAATATAGCCACAGGCAGAATCGAGAAATACGAGTGCCTCATGCGGGCGGAGGATGAAACCGGGCAAATCCTCACCCCAGGCGACTTCATGGATATAAGCAAGAAAACAAGGATATATCCGAGACTCACGCTTATCATAATAGAGAAATCAGTGCAGAAGTTCAAAAACCTTCCGTATGAGTTTTCCATCAACCTCACCATTGAGGATCTGATGAATGATGAAACAATGGAATACCTGATCACTTACGCCAAAAGCCACGATGTTCTCAGCAGGCTTGTGATCGAAATCGTGGAAACGGAGGAGCTTCAGGGGTTTGAGGAAGTGCTTACCCTGCTCAGGGAGTTCAAGAATCATGGTGTGAAAATAGCCATAGACGATTTCGGCTCAGGTTACTCAAACTTTGAATACCTCATAAAGCTCAACGCGGACTATGTGAAAATAGATGCAGGCATAATGAAGCATGTGCTTGAAGATGAAAGGGCAACAGAGATTGTCCGCTCCATAGTCACCTTCGCCAGACAGACCGGTGTCCGGACAATAGCGGAGTTTATCAGCAGCGAAGAGCTTCTGAAAGCCGCCGACAGCCTCGGTGTGGACTATGCGCAGGGCTACTTCATCGGCAAACCGGAAAGGGAGCTGGCGGGCTAA